The following are encoded together in the Halopiger aswanensis genome:
- a CDS encoding DUF7535 family protein, which translates to MSTKVGESTGYVPNIQMSAFGYVMAALLVVIMLPVLPIIVVAWVLWRAFVAEEPVESRYESWRNERGRRPRAGAADEVEEELETEDAGEDEAEAEAEA; encoded by the coding sequence ATGTCAACGAAGGTGGGCGAGTCGACGGGCTACGTCCCGAACATCCAGATGTCGGCGTTCGGGTACGTGATGGCGGCGCTTCTCGTCGTTATCATGCTGCCGGTGCTCCCGATCATCGTCGTGGCGTGGGTGCTCTGGCGCGCGTTCGTCGCCGAGGAACCGGTCGAATCGCGCTACGAAAGCTGGCGCAACGAGCGCGGCCGCCGTCCGCGGGCCGGTGCCGCCGACGAAGTCGAGGAGGAGCTCGAGACCGAGGACGCCGGCGAGGACGAAGCCGAGGCGGAAGCCGAAGCGTAA
- a CDS encoding NAD-dependent epimerase/dehydratase family protein yields MTNIAITGASGNVGREAIEAFDGTDAELTLFSHSETEDLETTPLEIAEYEEFVDALADQDVLIHLAANPDPRAEWDAVHDPNVDGLYNAYEAALENDLERVVFASSNHAVNMGNAVSSVRPESTIGEPAVVRPDDAPDPDTYYGVTKVFGEAMGSYYAKRHGLDVVNLRIGWLLTREELRQTVAERDASGERYARAMWLSPEDCRRVLRATATSTLSRTPLTAHGISNNGKRFLSLSETMLEFGYRPQDDAEAVLSDADTEREGLETG; encoded by the coding sequence ATGACGAACATCGCGATCACCGGCGCATCCGGCAACGTCGGCAGGGAAGCGATCGAGGCCTTCGACGGAACCGACGCCGAGTTGACGCTCTTCTCGCACAGCGAAACCGAGGACCTCGAGACGACGCCGCTCGAGATCGCCGAGTACGAGGAGTTCGTCGACGCCCTCGCCGACCAGGACGTGCTGATCCACCTTGCGGCCAACCCCGATCCGCGAGCCGAGTGGGACGCGGTCCACGATCCGAACGTCGACGGCCTCTACAACGCCTACGAGGCGGCCCTCGAGAACGACCTCGAGCGGGTCGTTTTCGCGAGTTCGAACCACGCGGTTAACATGGGTAACGCCGTCTCGAGCGTCCGTCCGGAGTCGACGATCGGCGAGCCCGCGGTCGTTCGGCCGGACGATGCACCGGATCCGGACACCTACTACGGCGTGACGAAGGTCTTCGGCGAGGCGATGGGCTCCTACTACGCGAAGCGCCACGGGCTGGACGTGGTCAACCTCCGCATCGGCTGGCTGCTCACGCGCGAGGAACTCCGCCAGACGGTCGCCGAACGGGACGCCTCCGGCGAGCGCTACGCCCGCGCGATGTGGCTCAGTCCCGAGGACTGCCGACGGGTGCTCCGGGCGACTGCAACCAGTACGCTGTCGCGGACGCCGCTGACCGCCCACGGCATCTCGAACAACGGGAAGCGCTTCCTCTCGCTCTCGGAAACGATGCTCGAGTTCGGCTATCGGCCGCAGGACGACGCCGAGGCGGTACTGTCGGACGCCGACACCGAACGCGAGGGCCTCGAGACGGGCTGA
- a CDS encoding Na+/H+ antiporter NhaC family protein has translation MSATSDGPPGDDPTETLAEGPNDDEPRITFYGGRGMSALPIAVFIVWAITQTALWRISDTGGLIVGILIGLILGMFFVRGDWKTYANTIFEGMTQPVAVTAIVAWIWAGIFAELLQDGGFVDGLVWFADAAGVGASLFPAITFVLAALFTTGIGTGYGATVAFVGLFFPAGVLLGANPVLMFGAILSGAIFGDNLAPVSDTTIVSAVTQDADIGGVVASRFKYVIIAAAVAFVGYVVAGQAMAGLELGEQARQLLAAESRPIGLVHLISMLVVIGAAVAGRHIVEAISWGIVVAIAFNLVFGLTSLSDILLFQAPPDAPLAEPLAGLPIVTVVTEPDAVGVTGSMMNGVSGFLELSILVLFIIGAAQIMIRGGAFDAILDWSLENLATNVRNAELTMVGSAALINAIITINTAAEVAIGPYISKIGERFNLNGYRRANILDGQTAALGYIFPWSGGVLAGYTAMQDLPGQYEWFEQGMLVTPIDVVPFVFQGWLLVAVFIIAAVTGFGREYVIDRESEEVARV, from the coding sequence ATGAGTGCAACGAGCGACGGGCCGCCGGGCGACGATCCGACGGAGACGCTCGCGGAGGGCCCGAACGACGACGAACCGCGGATAACGTTCTACGGTGGTCGCGGGATGAGCGCGCTCCCGATCGCCGTGTTCATCGTGTGGGCGATCACCCAGACCGCCCTCTGGCGAATCTCGGATACCGGTGGGTTGATCGTCGGCATCTTGATCGGGCTCATCCTCGGGATGTTCTTCGTCCGCGGGGACTGGAAAACGTACGCGAACACCATCTTCGAAGGGATGACACAACCCGTCGCGGTGACGGCGATCGTCGCCTGGATCTGGGCCGGCATCTTCGCCGAACTGCTCCAGGACGGCGGCTTCGTCGACGGCCTCGTCTGGTTCGCCGACGCTGCCGGCGTCGGGGCGTCCCTGTTCCCCGCGATCACGTTCGTTCTCGCGGCGCTGTTTACGACCGGGATCGGGACCGGCTACGGCGCGACGGTCGCGTTCGTCGGCCTCTTCTTCCCCGCCGGCGTGTTGCTCGGCGCGAATCCCGTCCTCATGTTCGGCGCGATCCTCTCGGGCGCGATCTTCGGCGACAACCTCGCGCCCGTCAGCGACACGACGATCGTCAGCGCAGTCACGCAGGACGCCGACATCGGCGGCGTCGTGGCTTCGCGGTTCAAGTACGTGATCATCGCCGCTGCCGTCGCGTTCGTCGGCTACGTCGTCGCCGGCCAGGCGATGGCCGGCCTCGAACTCGGCGAGCAGGCCAGACAACTGCTGGCCGCCGAGAGCCGACCGATCGGCCTCGTCCACCTCATCTCGATGCTCGTCGTGATCGGCGCGGCGGTCGCCGGCCGCCACATCGTCGAGGCGATCTCGTGGGGGATCGTCGTCGCGATCGCGTTCAACCTCGTCTTCGGCCTGACGAGCCTGTCGGATATCCTCCTGTTTCAGGCGCCTCCCGACGCACCGCTGGCGGAACCGCTCGCCGGACTGCCGATCGTCACGGTCGTCACCGAGCCGGACGCGGTCGGCGTCACCGGCAGCATGATGAACGGCGTCTCCGGGTTCCTCGAGCTATCGATCCTCGTCCTGTTTATCATCGGCGCGGCCCAGATCATGATCCGCGGCGGCGCGTTCGACGCGATTCTGGACTGGTCGCTCGAGAACCTCGCGACGAACGTCCGCAACGCCGAACTCACGATGGTCGGCTCCGCCGCGTTGATCAACGCGATCATCACCATCAACACGGCCGCCGAGGTCGCGATCGGCCCGTACATTTCGAAGATCGGCGAGCGGTTCAACCTGAACGGGTACCGCCGCGCGAACATTCTGGACGGCCAGACCGCCGCGCTGGGGTACATCTTCCCGTGGTCGGGCGGCGTGCTCGCCGGCTACACGGCGATGCAGGACCTCCCCGGACAGTACGAGTGGTTCGAGCAGGGGATGCTCGTCACCCCGATCGACGTGGTGCCGTTCGTCTTCCAGGGGTGGCTGCTCGTGGCAGTGTTCATCATCGCGGCGGTGACCGGCTTCGGCCGCGAGTACGTTATCGACCGCGAGAGCGAGGAGGTGGCCCGCGTATGA
- a CDS encoding alcohol dehydrogenase catalytic domain-containing protein: MRAAAFTELIGPDGVSVIDRDDPEPGAGDAVVDVDACAINRHDLWILEGDSAMVDTGDLPFVTGLDVAGTVREVGEGVSSVDPGDRVVLCPNETCGECRFCREGPENMCENFSLYHGGLAEAARVDADRLVPLPDGVDATTAAAIPTAYTTAFHMLRRADVGPGDLVFVPGATGGVGVATVQLAEIIGARTVGTSSSDSKLERVREFGLDHGIQSTDVDEIRERVAEIGAPDAVINHLGGEYTELGQHAMRRGGTMVICGRTAGGTSSIDVADFFLGHKRVVGSTMGTQDDLRRLVDLVADGALEPEIDETFSLEETGDAFAAMQDRESVGKLIVEP; encoded by the coding sequence ATGCGAGCCGCAGCCTTCACCGAGTTGATCGGTCCTGACGGCGTGAGCGTGATCGACCGCGACGACCCCGAACCCGGCGCCGGCGATGCCGTCGTCGACGTCGACGCCTGTGCGATCAATCGCCACGACCTCTGGATCCTCGAGGGCGACTCGGCGATGGTCGACACTGGCGATCTCCCCTTCGTCACGGGTCTGGACGTCGCCGGCACCGTTCGCGAGGTGGGCGAGGGCGTCTCGAGCGTCGATCCCGGCGACCGCGTCGTGCTCTGTCCGAACGAAACCTGCGGCGAGTGCCGGTTCTGTCGCGAAGGGCCGGAAAACATGTGCGAGAACTTCTCGCTGTACCACGGCGGGCTCGCGGAGGCCGCCCGGGTCGACGCGGATCGGCTCGTTCCGCTGCCCGACGGAGTAGACGCGACGACCGCCGCGGCGATTCCGACAGCCTACACGACGGCCTTCCACATGCTCCGGCGCGCTGACGTCGGGCCCGGCGACCTCGTCTTCGTCCCCGGGGCGACCGGCGGCGTCGGCGTCGCGACCGTACAACTCGCCGAGATCATCGGCGCGCGGACCGTCGGCACCTCCTCCTCGGACTCGAAACTCGAGCGCGTTCGAGAGTTCGGACTCGATCACGGGATTCAGTCGACCGACGTCGACGAGATCCGCGAGCGGGTCGCCGAGATCGGCGCACCCGATGCCGTAATCAACCACCTCGGCGGCGAATACACCGAACTCGGCCAGCACGCGATGCGACGCGGCGGCACGATGGTCATCTGCGGCCGGACGGCCGGCGGCACCTCGAGCATCGACGTCGCCGACTTCTTCCTCGGCCACAAGCGCGTCGTCGGCTCGACCATGGGGACGCAGGACGATCTGCGGCGACTCGTCGACCTCGTCGCCGACGGGGCGCTCGAGCCCGAAATCGACGAGACGTTCTCGCTGGAAGAGACCGGCGACGCGTTCGCCGCGATGCAGGATCGGGAGAGCGTCGGGAAGCTGATCGTCGAGCCCTAG
- a CDS encoding DUF7513 family protein, whose amino-acid sequence MSLFGKYLRGWRFRSSRPALEEGDEIEIFVAESNSDEGHAYIGDTHLIIEGAGPETVEKRVRVRVTDFDDVAARGRGEFLEVVGESSYTG is encoded by the coding sequence ATGAGCCTCTTCGGCAAGTACCTCCGCGGCTGGCGGTTCCGCAGCTCCAGACCCGCGCTCGAGGAAGGCGACGAAATCGAGATTTTCGTCGCCGAATCGAACAGCGACGAGGGTCACGCCTACATCGGCGACACGCACCTGATCATCGAGGGTGCCGGGCCGGAAACCGTCGAGAAGCGCGTCCGCGTTCGCGTGACCGACTTCGACGATGTCGCCGCACGCGGCCGCGGCGAGTTCCTCGAGGTCGTCGGCGAGAGTTCCTACACGGGCTAA
- a CDS encoding GNAT family N-acetyltransferase, which yields MAQATASRRSEYDRRDESAAGKGKRTVVKTDAESGLEVTAVDSIRAVDRARWNDVVRSARCGSVFHRYEWLEAIETGLGHPAKHLLVEKDDNLIGLLPNVVVDIEKTPFQRLSSAYPGFGGPVITTDIAESLSLLADAVPDLCTGRTIVHQIRGLDTDYLRYNNALRSEGYRPYRRECRFVLDLSRGYEAVKDDMSKGRRRGIRKGRETDHEIIETELTRANIERFYQSYRRVMDRVGGDIYPFSFFEALRGMESRVLLLTLRIDGEYAGGCLQLLDEERNAVHGFFAAIPREYYDDHASELLYDSVIQWGLDHGYETYDLGSTNASFEDGVYRFKEGFGGQPIPILVWERGCSPLWPLVRAGRSLYWPHHFD from the coding sequence ATGGCGCAGGCGACCGCATCGAGGCGATCGGAGTACGATCGGCGCGACGAGTCGGCGGCGGGGAAAGGGAAGCGAACGGTTGTCAAGACGGACGCGGAGTCGGGCCTCGAGGTGACTGCCGTCGACTCGATCCGGGCCGTCGATCGCGCCCGGTGGAACGACGTGGTTCGGAGCGCGCGCTGCGGCAGCGTCTTCCACCGTTACGAGTGGCTCGAGGCGATCGAGACCGGGCTCGGCCATCCGGCGAAGCACCTCCTCGTCGAAAAGGATGACAATCTCATCGGGCTGCTTCCGAACGTCGTCGTGGACATCGAGAAGACGCCGTTCCAGCGGCTCTCGTCCGCGTACCCGGGATTCGGCGGCCCGGTCATCACGACCGACATCGCCGAGTCGCTGTCGCTGCTCGCCGACGCCGTTCCCGACCTCTGTACCGGTCGCACGATCGTCCACCAGATCAGGGGCCTCGATACCGACTACCTCCGATACAACAACGCCCTTCGGTCGGAGGGCTATCGCCCGTACCGTCGCGAGTGTCGGTTCGTCCTCGATCTGAGCCGGGGCTACGAGGCGGTCAAAGACGACATGAGCAAGGGTCGGCGCCGGGGCATCCGGAAGGGCCGAGAGACGGATCACGAGATCATCGAGACGGAACTCACGCGAGCCAACATCGAGCGATTCTACCAGTCGTATCGTCGCGTCATGGACCGCGTCGGCGGCGATATCTATCCCTTCTCCTTCTTCGAGGCGCTACGCGGGATGGAATCGCGGGTCCTGTTGCTGACGCTCCGGATCGATGGCGAGTACGCCGGCGGCTGTCTGCAGCTGCTCGACGAGGAGCGGAACGCGGTCCACGGGTTCTTCGCCGCCATTCCGAGGGAGTACTACGACGACCACGCGTCGGAACTGCTGTACGACTCCGTGATCCAGTGGGGGCTCGACCACGGGTACGAGACCTACGATCTCGGCAGCACGAACGCGAGTTTCGAGGACGGCGTCTACCGATTCAAGGAGGGCTTCGGCGGCCAGCCGATTCCGATCCTCGTGTGGGAGCGAGGCTGTAGTCCACTCTGGCCGCTCGTGAGGGCCGGGCGGTCGCTCTACTGGCCGCACCACTTCGACTGA
- a CDS encoding calcium/sodium antiporter, translating to MEPAVLLDAVGIVVGVLALWLGARWLVDAASTLAAGVGVSPLVIGLTVVAFGTSAPEVAVSAGAALAGRGDVAVGNVVGSNGFNVAIILGIVAVLAPFRVTDALLRRDAVAMGAATGIGIGALVDLRVTTLEGAVLVALLVAYLLALWASARGGTETPSASGDGSERTDGDERGVLESSTTAADRLDRLRNAARLLVGLGIVALGGRLLVSSATALALDAGVSEWFVGVTIVAAGTSLPELVTAVVATRRGDVAIAAGNVVGSNVFNVLGVLGIAALVRPLSVDGAALAGLLWVGVLTLGATVLLATGRRVTRLEGLVLLAAGTGYWIVTALG from the coding sequence ATGGAACCGGCAGTACTCCTCGACGCGGTTGGAATCGTCGTCGGCGTCCTCGCGCTGTGGCTCGGCGCGCGCTGGCTCGTGGACGCGGCGTCGACCCTCGCGGCCGGCGTCGGCGTCTCGCCGCTCGTGATCGGTCTCACGGTCGTCGCCTTCGGCACCTCCGCCCCCGAAGTCGCCGTCTCCGCGGGCGCGGCGCTCGCGGGACGCGGCGACGTGGCGGTCGGAAACGTCGTCGGCTCGAACGGGTTCAACGTCGCGATCATCCTCGGCATCGTCGCCGTGCTCGCCCCCTTCCGCGTCACCGACGCGTTGCTCCGGCGGGACGCGGTCGCCATGGGCGCGGCGACGGGAATCGGAATCGGCGCGCTCGTCGATCTCCGCGTGACGACGCTCGAGGGGGCCGTTCTCGTCGCCCTGCTCGTCGCGTACCTTCTGGCGCTGTGGGCCTCGGCTCGCGGCGGGACCGAGACGCCGTCGGCGTCCGGGGACGGCAGCGAACGAACCGATGGCGACGAACGCGGGGTTCTCGAGTCCTCGACGACGGCGGCCGATCGTCTCGACCGCCTCCGGAACGCCGCGCGCCTGCTGGTCGGACTGGGGATCGTCGCCTTGGGCGGCCGTCTGCTGGTGTCGTCGGCGACCGCGCTCGCGCTCGACGCGGGCGTCTCGGAGTGGTTCGTCGGGGTGACGATCGTCGCCGCGGGGACGTCGCTCCCGGAACTCGTCACGGCCGTCGTGGCCACTCGGCGGGGCGACGTGGCGATCGCCGCGGGCAACGTCGTCGGCTCGAACGTCTTCAACGTCCTCGGGGTGCTCGGAATCGCCGCGCTCGTCCGCCCGCTATCGGTCGACGGCGCCGCACTCGCCGGTCTGCTGTGGGTCGGTGTGCTGACGCTCGGCGCGACGGTTCTGCTCGCGACCGGCCGTCGGGTCACCCGCCTCGAGGGCCTCGTCCTCCTCGCGGCGGGGACCGGCTACTGGATCGTGACCGCGCTCGGCTGA
- a CDS encoding glutathione S-transferase family protein: protein MNMLVDGEWRTDAYETTNEEGAFERQETTFRDRIEDDPDARFQPEAGRYHLYVSYACPWAHRTLVTRALKGLEDAISVSVVDPYRDEDGWQFTPEKEGCTVDHVHDADYLRELYVKADPDATCRVTVPVLWDKEKDTIVNNESKEIMRMLDTEFDEYAQRDVDLYPEGYQDEVDRIIDEIYEPINNGVYRAGFATDQGPYDEAVDDLFAALDHWDEVLADQRYLAGDRLTEADIAMFTTLVRFDNVYHTHFMCNVQYIREYDNLWPYLRDLYQTPGVAETVNMDHIKEHYYTTHPDVNPHRIVARGPDLDFEKPHDRGALPSEQPADLAAPTTDD from the coding sequence ATGAACATGCTCGTCGACGGCGAGTGGCGAACGGACGCCTACGAAACGACAAACGAGGAGGGCGCCTTCGAGCGCCAGGAGACGACGTTCCGCGACCGGATCGAGGACGATCCCGACGCGCGATTCCAGCCCGAGGCGGGCCGGTACCACCTCTACGTCTCGTACGCCTGCCCGTGGGCTCACCGGACGCTCGTCACGCGGGCGCTGAAGGGGCTCGAGGACGCGATTTCGGTCTCGGTGGTCGACCCCTACCGCGACGAGGACGGCTGGCAGTTCACGCCCGAGAAGGAGGGCTGCACGGTCGATCACGTCCACGATGCGGACTACCTCCGCGAGTTGTACGTGAAGGCGGATCCTGACGCCACCTGCCGCGTAACGGTGCCGGTGCTGTGGGACAAGGAGAAGGACACCATCGTTAACAACGAGTCCAAGGAGATCATGCGGATGCTCGACACCGAGTTCGACGAGTACGCGCAGCGGGACGTCGACCTCTATCCGGAGGGCTACCAGGACGAAGTCGACCGGATCATCGACGAGATCTACGAGCCGATCAACAACGGCGTCTACCGCGCCGGTTTCGCGACCGATCAGGGCCCGTACGACGAGGCCGTCGACGACCTGTTCGCCGCGCTGGACCACTGGGACGAGGTCCTCGCCGACCAGCGCTACCTCGCCGGCGACCGACTGACCGAAGCGGACATCGCGATGTTCACGACGCTCGTTCGCTTCGATAACGTCTACCACACGCACTTCATGTGTAACGTCCAGTACATCCGCGAGTACGACAACCTCTGGCCGTACCTCCGGGACCTCTACCAGACCCCAGGGGTCGCCGAGACGGTGAACATGGACCACATCAAGGAACACTACTACACGACCCACCCGGACGTCAATCCGCACCGGATCGTCGCCCGCGGGCCCGACCTGGACTTCGAGAAACCCCACGACCGCGGCGCCCTACCGAGCGAGCAGCCGGCGGACCTCGCCGCGCCGACGACGGACGACTGA
- a CDS encoding IGHMBP2 family helicase: MPTVLVRGLADEGPGDVVGAFAGEADVDPDRIGDIDIDDEEALVDLELENDELEAFVETMDGNRVGRSEVSVTPLDEETRAVRDYVDEQSRLVDLEREAEMERHEREIRQLSGRERESKGRALLEMRGRDEGEGLSGYLVKFTKRYGDALPDTEISVGDLVMISKRDPLRDDNPNGTVTRVTNHSVTVSFESNPPGWLFDDGIRLDLYVNDVTYQRMLEALDSFLEAESDLEGDVPREHLRDVIVGLEDPESVASGPVRAAVEDWYDEALNESQREAVERAVATDDVHLIHGPPGTGKTTTAVEAIRQAVDRGDSVLATAASNTAVDNVVEFLADGDHEPLRVGHPARVTPTLREHTLDARLENNETYRESREVRDEAFELLDEQDGLTAPSGRWRRGLSDERIKQLAEEGRGSRGIPPEKIEEMAEWLELQERADELFDRAERLEQEAVAEEIERADVVCTTNSTAGSDLLAGQRFDTLVIDEATQATEPSCLIPIVKADRVIMAGDHRQLPPTIQSREAEREGLDETLFETLAERYGTDDDGSDGDADRSASAPTDDPIRSLLTTQYRMHERIQDFSSERFYDGALEPHESVRDHTLAGLLSDPDETAARYSALESGEPLVFVDTSDVDAPERSREGSPSTENPSEADLVAEYARALLEAGLEAADLAVISPYDDQVKRIEDELEGTLSEETAEALEVDTVDGFQGREKAVVLVSLVRSNDRREVGFLDEPRRFNVALTRARRKAVVVGDRDTVTAAPVFDDFLEYARTRGRIVDASREREQ; the protein is encoded by the coding sequence ATGCCGACGGTGCTGGTTCGCGGTCTCGCGGATGAGGGACCCGGCGACGTCGTCGGGGCGTTCGCCGGCGAAGCGGACGTCGACCCCGATCGAATCGGGGACATCGACATCGACGACGAGGAAGCGCTGGTCGACCTCGAGCTCGAGAACGACGAACTCGAGGCGTTCGTCGAGACCATGGACGGCAACCGCGTCGGCCGCTCGGAGGTGTCGGTGACGCCGCTGGACGAGGAGACGCGGGCAGTGCGGGACTACGTCGACGAGCAGTCGCGACTCGTCGACCTCGAGCGCGAGGCCGAGATGGAGCGCCACGAGCGCGAAATCCGACAGCTGTCGGGCCGCGAGCGCGAGTCGAAGGGGCGAGCGCTGCTCGAGATGCGGGGTCGCGACGAGGGAGAGGGGCTCTCCGGATATCTGGTCAAGTTCACGAAGCGGTACGGCGACGCCCTGCCCGACACCGAGATTTCCGTCGGCGACCTCGTGATGATCTCGAAGCGGGATCCGCTGCGGGACGATAACCCGAACGGGACGGTCACACGGGTGACCAACCACTCCGTGACCGTCTCCTTCGAGTCCAACCCGCCGGGCTGGCTGTTCGACGACGGCATCCGACTCGACCTCTACGTCAACGACGTCACCTACCAACGGATGCTCGAGGCCCTCGACTCGTTCCTTGAGGCCGAGTCCGATCTGGAGGGCGACGTCCCCCGCGAGCACCTCCGGGACGTCATCGTGGGTCTCGAGGATCCCGAGTCGGTCGCGTCCGGTCCCGTTCGCGCCGCCGTCGAGGACTGGTACGACGAGGCGCTCAACGAGTCCCAGCGCGAGGCCGTCGAGCGGGCCGTCGCGACGGACGACGTCCACCTGATCCACGGCCCGCCCGGGACGGGGAAGACGACGACCGCGGTCGAGGCGATTCGGCAGGCCGTCGACCGCGGCGACTCGGTGCTCGCGACGGCCGCCTCGAACACCGCGGTCGACAACGTCGTCGAGTTCCTCGCCGACGGCGACCACGAGCCGCTGCGGGTCGGCCACCCCGCCCGCGTGACGCCGACGTTGCGCGAGCACACCCTGGACGCCCGCCTCGAGAACAACGAGACCTACCGGGAGTCGCGCGAAGTCCGCGACGAGGCCTTCGAGCTGCTGGACGAGCAAGACGGCCTCACCGCGCCCTCCGGCCGCTGGCGCCGCGGGCTTTCGGACGAGCGCATCAAGCAACTCGCCGAGGAGGGTCGCGGCTCGAGAGGTATTCCGCCCGAAAAGATCGAAGAAATGGCGGAGTGGCTCGAGCTTCAGGAACGAGCGGACGAACTGTTCGATCGCGCCGAGCGGCTCGAGCAGGAAGCCGTCGCCGAGGAGATCGAGCGCGCGGACGTCGTCTGCACGACGAACTCGACGGCCGGCAGCGACCTGCTGGCCGGTCAGCGCTTCGATACGCTGGTGATCGACGAGGCCACGCAGGCGACCGAACCCTCGTGTCTGATTCCGATCGTAAAGGCCGATCGCGTGATCATGGCGGGCGACCACCGGCAGCTCCCGCCGACGATCCAGAGCCGGGAGGCCGAGCGCGAGGGGTTGGACGAGACGCTGTTCGAGACGCTGGCGGAGCGCTACGGTACGGACGACGACGGTTCGGACGGCGACGCCGACCGTTCGGCGTCGGCACCGACCGACGACCCGATCCGCTCGCTGCTCACGACGCAGTACCGGATGCACGAACGTATCCAAGACTTCTCGAGCGAGCGGTTCTACGACGGCGCGCTCGAGCCCCACGAGTCGGTTCGCGACCACACGCTTGCGGGGCTACTCTCGGATCCCGACGAGACTGCGGCTCGGTACTCGGCGCTCGAGTCCGGCGAGCCGCTCGTCTTCGTCGACACCAGCGATGTCGACGCCCCCGAACGCAGCCGCGAGGGCTCCCCCTCGACGGAGAACCCCTCCGAGGCCGACCTGGTGGCCGAGTACGCCCGTGCGCTGCTCGAGGCGGGCCTCGAAGCCGCCGATCTCGCCGTGATCTCTCCCTACGACGATCAGGTCAAGCGGATCGAAGACGAACTCGAGGGTACCCTCTCCGAGGAGACGGCCGAGGCGCTCGAGGTCGACACCGTCGACGGCTTCCAGGGGCGCGAGAAGGCGGTCGTCCTCGTCTCGCTGGTCCGGAGCAACGACCGCCGCGAGGTCGGCTTCCTCGACGAGCCCCGGCGGTTCAACGTGGCACTAACCCGCGCCCGCCGGAAAGCCGTCGTCGTCGGCGACCGCGACACCGTGACCGCGGCGCCGGTTTTCGACGACTTCCTCGAGTACGCCCGCACTCGCGGCCGAATCGTCGACGCAAGCCGAGAGCGAGAGCAGTAA
- a CDS encoding DNA methyltransferase, protein MTTDGDSDGDDGRHRQSRLFTDDNGEFDAERARDESLPVEDGELVDTDELADHQRYVEGRGIYDERNRLNDLTGKEWKYATKSVIAEGYPPDVQHDLRSEHGGQKPPRLCAELIGRFSKAGDTVLDPFAGVGGTLLGASFCEHEGTGLREAIGFERTERWVEIYEEVVARENEERRDRGEPPLELQDMRHGDCADLIEEIPDDSVDLLLTDVPYWHMDELEQTRNERAIRESKLGSFDGDEGTDESEGDGIEDAGTDDDDATQTKDEWLADMAAKFDRFADAVDPEGHVVVFIGDMYRDQSYEFLSADLARALESSAPLTLAANLIWYDPTKDLHVYGYPFSFVPSMVHQNVLVFRVDDE, encoded by the coding sequence ATGACGACCGACGGGGACAGCGATGGCGACGACGGTCGCCACCGCCAGAGCCGGCTGTTCACGGACGATAACGGCGAGTTCGACGCCGAGCGGGCGCGCGACGAGTCACTCCCCGTGGAGGACGGCGAGCTCGTCGATACCGACGAGTTGGCGGACCACCAGCGCTACGTCGAGGGACGAGGTATCTACGACGAGCGCAATCGGCTCAACGACCTCACCGGCAAGGAGTGGAAGTACGCGACCAAGTCGGTGATCGCCGAGGGCTACCCGCCCGACGTCCAGCACGACCTGCGCAGCGAGCACGGCGGGCAGAAACCACCGCGGCTCTGTGCGGAACTGATCGGCCGGTTCAGCAAGGCCGGCGACACCGTGCTGGACCCCTTTGCGGGCGTCGGTGGCACCCTCCTGGGCGCAAGTTTCTGCGAACACGAGGGGACCGGCCTGCGCGAGGCCATCGGCTTCGAGCGCACAGAACGCTGGGTAGAGATCTACGAAGAGGTCGTGGCACGCGAAAACGAGGAGCGCCGCGACCGGGGCGAGCCACCCCTCGAACTTCAGGACATGCGCCACGGCGACTGCGCCGACCTGATCGAGGAGATCCCCGACGACTCCGTCGACCTCCTGCTGACCGACGTCCCCTACTGGCACATGGACGAACTCGAGCAGACGCGCAACGAGCGGGCGATCCGCGAGAGCAAGTTGGGGTCGTTCGACGGCGACGAGGGCACCGACGAAAGCGAGGGAGACGGCATCGAGGACGCCGGGACGGACGACGATGACGCAACCCAGACCAAAGACGAGTGGCTCGCCGACATGGCCGCCAAGTTCGACCGCTTCGCCGACGCCGTCGACCCCGAGGGCCACGTCGTCGTCTTCATCGGCGACATGTACCGCGACCAGTCCTACGAGTTCCTCTCGGCCGACCTCGCGCGGGCCCTCGAGTCCTCGGCGCCGCTGACGCTCGCGGCGAACCTGATCTGGTACGATCCGACGAAGGACCTGCACGTCTACGGCTACCCGTTCTCGTTCGTCCCGTCGATGGTCCACCAGAACGTCCTCGTCTTCCGCGTCGACGACGAGTAG